Part of the Gracilimonas sp. genome is shown below.
GTTGATAGGCACCCTGTTCATTTGATATTTTTCGGGAGGCAACTTTTATGCATTCTAATATTGATATCTACAAGAATTACTTCTATCTTATTCGACTTTCCAATTTGACGAAATAAAAGAGTTTAATCGTGGACACATTAAGTTTTAAAACATACTCGGCCAAACCCAGCGATATTGAAAAGAACTGGGTACTCATTGATGCTGAAGATCAGCCATTGGGGCGCCTGAGTAGCGAAGTAGCAAAAATTTTGAGAGGTAAAACCAAGCCTACCTTCACCCCACATATGGATACAGGTGATAACGTCATCGTTATCAATGCTGAGAAGGTGAAGCTGACTGGTAAGAAAATGACG
Proteins encoded:
- the rplM gene encoding 50S ribosomal protein L13, whose protein sequence is MDTLSFKTYSAKPSDIEKNWVLIDAEDQPLGRLSSEVAKILRGKTKPTFTPHMDTGDNVIVINAEKVKLTGKKMTDKTYFRHTFYPGGERFETAAEMLEKDPTSLVTTAVKGMLPKTKLGNKIATNLRVYAGPVHPHTAQEPEIIEL